Proteins found in one Arachis stenosperma cultivar V10309 chromosome 8, arast.V10309.gnm1.PFL2, whole genome shotgun sequence genomic segment:
- the LOC130946406 gene encoding DNA topoisomerase 6 subunit A, translated as MAESSKKRRRTNTDDLPFKNKLKPDSTILQTLKDFSTSFSSSSSSSKTLTLQDLSLPFSCREVSDLSLSSVQSNIESLVLRIAHSILSGNGFAFDVPSRAATNQFYVPELDRIVLKDKSSLRPFANISTVRKSAITARILQLVHQLCNKGIHVTKRDLFYTDVKLFQDQIQSDMVLDDVSCMLGCTRSSLNVVAAEKGVVVGRLIFSDNGDMIDCTKMGMGGKAIPPNIDRVGDMQSDALFILLVEKDAAYMRLAEDRFYNRFPCIIVTAKGQPDVATRLFLKKMKMELKLPVLALVDSDPYGLKILSVYGCGSKNMSYDSANLTTPDIKWLGVRPSDLDKYKIPEQCRLPMTEQDIKTGKDMLEEDFVKKNPGWVEELTLMVKTKQKAEIQALSTFGFQYLSEVYLPLKLQQKDWL; from the exons ATGGCAGAGAGCAGCAAGAAGCGTCGCCGAACCAACACCGACGACCTCCCTTTCAAGAACAAGCTTAAACCAGACTCCACCATCCTCCAAACCCTGAAAGACTTCTCCAcctctttctcctcctcttcctcttcctccaaAACCCTAACCCTCCAAGACCTCTCCCTCCCCTTCTCCTGCCGTGAAGTCTCCGATCTCAGCCTGTCTTCCGTTCAGTCCAACATCGAGTCCCTCGTCCTCCGCATCGCCCACTCCATCCTCTCCGGCAACGGCTTTGCCTTCGACGTCCCCTCCCGTGCCGCCACCAACCAGTTTTACGTCCCAGAGCTTGACCGAATTGTCCTCAAGGACAAGAGTTCACTTCGTCCTTTTGCGAATATCTCGACGGTTAGGAAGTCCGCAATAACTGCCCGCATATTGCAGCTGGTTCACCAGCTTTGCAATAAGGGGATTCATGTCACGAAGCGTGATCTGTTCTACACGGATGTTAAGTTGTTTCAGGATCAGATCCAGTCCGATATGGTTCTTGATGACGTGTCCTGTATGCTCGGATGCACACGGTCCAGCCTCAATGTGGTTGCAGCCGAGAAAG GCGTTGTTGTCGGGAGGCTGATCTTTAGTGACAATGGAGACATGATTGATTGCACGAAGATGGGTATGGGTGGGAAGGCCATTCCACCAAATATTGATCGAGTTGGGGATATGCAGAGTGATGCTTTGTTTATTCTGTTGGTGGAGAAGGATGCTGCTTATATGAGATTGGCCGAGGATAGATTCTACAACCGGTTTCCTTGTATAATCGTGACTGCCAAAGGGCAACCCGATGTTGCTACAAGGCTGTtcctgaagaagatgaagatggaGTTGAAGCTGCCAGTGCTTGCACTTGTGGACAGTGATCCATATGGGTTGAAGATTCTCTCTGTCTATGGATGTGGGTCAAAGAATATGTCCTACGACAGTGCCAACCTGACAACCCCTGACATAAAGTGGCTCGGGGTTAGGCCTAGTGATTTGGACAAGTACAAGATACCTGAGCAGTGTAGGTTGCCGATGACTGAGCAGGATATTAAGACCGGAAAGGACATGTTGGAGGAggattttgtgaagaaaaatcCAGGTTGGGTTGAGGAATTGACATTAATGGTGAAAACTAAGCAGAAGGCTGAAATTCAGGCCCTGAGCACCTTCGGCTTTCAGTATCTATCTGAGGTTTATTTGCCCTTGAAATTGCAGCAGAAGGATTGGCTATGA